Below is a window of Halolamina sp. CBA1230 DNA.
TCTTCGAGTCGGCCATCTCGGCCTCGATCTCCTCGATGGAGTCCTCGGCGGCCGCGATGCGCTCGTCGAGATCCGCGATCTCCTCGTCGAGTTCGGTCATCTCCGCGTCGACCTCCTCGCGCTCCTCACGGAGCTCGGCCAGCTCGTCCTCGAGGTCCTCGACGCGCTGCTCGGCCTCCTCGACGTCCTCCTCGGCGTCCTCGACGTCGGCCTCGATTTCGCGGACTTTCTCGGCCGCGGCGCTCTTGCGCTCGCGGGCGTCCGTGAGGTCGTCCTCCACCTCGTCGAGGTCGTCCTGGATCGACTGGCGCTCCTCCTCGTACTCGTGGATCTGCTCGGCCAGTCGCTCCAGCCGGCCGCCGCCGGACTTCGAGAACGAGTAGCGGGAGCCGCCGCCGGAGCCGCCGGTCATCGCGCCCGACTTCTCGACGAGGTCGCCGTCGAGCGTCACCATCCGGTAGTCGCCCATGAAGTGGCGGGCGGTCTCCATGTCCTCGACGACCAGCGTGGAGCCGAGGACGTACGAGAAGATCCCCGAGTACCGGTCGTCGTAGTCGACCAGTTCGCGGGCGAAGCCGACGACGCCGGGGTCGTTGGGCTCCCGCGGGAGGCTGCGGTCGTCCATCTCCGTCATCGGGAGGAACGTTGCCCGCCCCGCGTTCCGTGATTTCAGGTAGTCGATACAGTCGGAGCCGACGCCGTCGTCGTCGACGACGACGTTCGCGAGCCGGCCGCCCGCGGCGGTCTCACACGCCTCCGCGTACTCGCGTGGAACCGAGGCGAGTTCGCCCACGGGGCCGTGGACGCCGCTCATTCCGGCGTTCTTGATCGTCGTCACCGAGCGGGGCCACGAACTGTCGCCGTTGTCGTCGGCTTTGGCCTCCAGTTCGGCGTACTCGTTGCGGAGTTCGCGGAGCTCCTCGTCGATCTCGGAGATGTCGCCTTTGAGCTCCTGTTTGCGCCCCTTGAGCTCCTCCACTATCGACTCGGCGGTGGACTCGTTTTTCTTCGCTTTGTCCAGCTCCGAGTGGAGGTTCGACACGCGCGCCCGGAGGTCGGGCAGCGACTCCTGAACCTCCTGCAGTTCGTCCTCGCGGTCGCTGACGCGGTTGGAGCGCCGGCGGGCCTCGTCGAGCAGGCGGTCCTTCTCGCGCTGCTTCTCGTTTTTCTGCTCCCGCAGCGACTCGGCGGCCTCCTTCTCGCGTTCGAGTTCGGCTTTGAGCTCGTCGAACGCGGTGTCGACGTTCTCGATCTCCTCTTCGACCTCCTGGAGCTCGTTCTCCTTCGAGACGACGTCACTTTTGACGTTGGCTTTCTCGACTTTCAGGTCGCGGATCTCCTCTTCGAGCTCCTCGATCTCCTCCTCCTTCCGGTCGATGTCGACGAACGCGCCGCGGCGCTCGGCTTCGGCCTCCTCGATGCGCTCCTCGCTGGCCTCGATGCGATCCTCCAACCGGGCGATCTCGCCTTTGACCTCCTCGATCTCGCTTTTGACCCGGAGCTGTTCGTCCTCGCCGGTGCGCTCGATCTCGGAGTCGAGTTCGTCGAGCTCCGCCTCCAGCCGAGTCAGCTTCCCCTCGGCCTCGTCGAGTGCGGCCTGCTTCTCCGCGAGTTTCGCCTCCGCGTTGTCGATCTTCGCCTCGGTCCCTTCAAGGTCCTCACGCTTGTCCTCGAGTTCGGCCGCGCGGAGATACCCTTCGTACTCCTCGCGCTCGTCGCGCAGCTCCTGGTACTCGAGGGCAGTCTCGCGCTCGTCGGCCAACTGCTCCAGCCGTTCCTCCTTCTCCTCGATCCGGAGGTCGGCCTTGTTGATGCGGTCCTCGACGACCTCCAGTTCCTCACGGGCGGAGGCTTTCTTCTCGTCGAACTCCGCGACGCCCGCGATCTCGTCGATGATCCCCCGGCGCTGGTAGGCGGTCATGTTGATGATCTCGGTCACGTCGCCCTGCATCACGACGTTGTACCCCTCCGGAGTGATCCCGGCCTGTGCGAGCAGGTCCTGGATGTCCGAGAGGTTCGTCGAGCGGCCGTTGAGGTAGTAGTAGGAGTAGTAGTTGTCCTCGGTCTCCTTCACCCGGCGCTTGACCGTGATCGTCTCCACGTCGCCGATGTTCTCGCTGCCCGCGGCGGTCGTCACCTGCGAGCGGCTGAGCGTGTCGTCGGAGTTGTCCAGCACGACCGTCACCGACGCCTCACGCGGCCCGTCGGTCTCGCTCCCCTCGCCGCCAGGGTTGTAGATCAGGTCGGGCAGCTTCTCGGCGCGGATCCCCCGCGTACGAGCGAGCCCCAGCGCGAACAGCACCCCGTCGATGATGTTGGACTTCCCCGAGCCGTTGGGCCCGGTGATGACGGTGAAGTCCTCGTAGAACGGGATATGCGTCTCGCGCCCGAAGCTCTTGAAGTCGTCCAGAACGAGTTCCTGAATGTGCATGCGGCCTTACGCGACGATGATGTCGTCGCCGTCGTCGTCGTCCGACTCCTCCTCGGTGGCCTCGGCGGTCTCGGCCGCCTCGGCGTCGGCCTCCTCGTTGGCGACGAACTCGGCGTCGCGGCGTTCGTCGGTGCCGCGGGCCTCGGCCTGCTCCTCAGCGGTCGTTCGGCTCTCCGTCCCGGACTGTCCCCCCGCGTCGGCGGCGGCTTCGAGCGACTCGGTGGTCTCCTCGAGCTGCCGGACGCGCTCTTTGGTCTCGACGAGCTCCTCGGTCAGCCCGTCGACCGCTGCCTGTAGCTCCGCCACCTGCGACTCCAGATCGTCCCCTCGGTTGCTCATGGGCGGTTTACCGAGGCCACCTGTATAAAGCCACGGACGGGAAGCCGACGATCGATAAATCGGATGGCGGTATAGTGAACTGGTGGAAGCGTGTGAACGGTGACGGAGCCGGTGCTCGTTCCGATCCGAGACGCTCGGCAGCAAAAATCAACTCGGCACGTCGCCGCGCCTGACCGCAAACACGGCGCCACCGGCGACGATCGCAGCGACGGGGATCGCCAGGAGGTTCAGCGCGATGCTGACCCTCGTCACGAACCCGCTCAGAAGGTACACGCCGAGGAACGTCGCGGCGAAAACCGTGATGTCGCGCCACAGGTTGGAGGATGCCTGTTCGTTTTCCACGTTCCTCCAACGCACAGGCAGACAATATGCCTTCTGCCGGGAGACTGTCGATCGTCGAGCGAAAAGACCGGCGAGCGGAGCGATCTGCCCACGGTCACGAGCTCCGGCTCACCGGCCTCGGGGAGATCGTCGGGCGGTCGTTCTCGGTTCGCCGCCGCGCTGCCTCCCGAGTGGGTGCGAGAACGCCGAAAGCGGCTGTGGACCGGACGCCTACACCAACAGCACGGCCAGCGCCGCCACCAGCACCCCGAGCACGAGCAGTAGGCTGCGATCGATCCCTGCTTTCGTCTCCACCGACTCGCGGCCCGTCACGCGGGCGATGGCCGCGTCGGGGTCCTTCGCGACCGCGACCGACTCCTTCGCCAGCGCGACCGCGGCGTCGTCGACGCGGGCGTACAGTTCGGTGACGCCCACGACCAGGTAGCGCGCGCCGTAGAACGTCGCGGGGTTGTAGAGGTTGTCCACGTCGGGCACCCGGCCCAGCCCCGAGAGGGGTTTCTTCACGAGCGCGAAGCCGACCAGCCCCAGCACGGCCAGCGCGACCCCCTCGATCAGGTGGGGGACCGTGTACGTCGTGTAGGCGTGGGCAACCACGTCGCCGTCGGTCACGTCGAACGGGAGGATGCTGAACAGCGCGCTATCGAACAACCCGTAGAACACACACAGCGCGGCCACGAGCACCATCGCGACCGCCTGCCCGCGGTTGGCGTCCTGCACGTCGCCGTCGTACTCGCCGTGGAAGAAGGCGTAGTAGCCGAACTTGATGAACGACATGAACGTGCCGACGCCACCGATCAGCAGCAGCAGTTCGAGCGTGTAGAAGTCGCCGATCGCGAGCGGGCCCTTCTCGAAGGCGTAGTGGCTCGCGGAGATCACGATCCCCTTGCTCACGAACCCGTTGAAGCCGGGGAAGCCCGCGATCGACAGCGCCGCCACCGTGAACGCCCCCGCCGTTATCGGCATCTCCCGCGCGAGGCCGCCGAGTTTCTTCAGACTCTCCTCGCCGGTGCGGTAGATCACCACGCCGGCGGTCATGAACAGCAGCCCCTTGTAGAGGATGTGGTTGAACACGTGGGCAAACGCGCCGGACTGGGCCAGCGCGCCGCCGATCCCGACGCCGGCGACCATGTAGCCCACCTGCGACTGGATGTGGTAGGAGAGCAGCCGGCGCATGTCGTTCTGGAACAGCGCCATCGTCGCGCCGAAGACGGCCATCACGCCGCCCATGTACGCGACCGCGACGTTGCCGTCGTCGGGGAACACGCGGTACATCCCGTACACGCCGGTCTTCGTCGTGTACACACAGAGGAACACGCTCGCCGCGATGTGCGGGCGCGGGTACGTGTCGGGCAGCCACGCGTGCAGCCCTACGAAGCCGACGTTGACGCCGACGCCGAGTGCGGCGAGGATCGGCGCCACCGGGCCAGCCAGCCCCGCCGTCTCGGGCCCACCGGGGACGCTCGCGAAGAGGAACGTCCCCGTCTCCGCGAAGTGCCAGATCACCGCGCCGAGGAACAGCGTGCCGCCGATGCCGTGGAGCACGGCGTAGCGGAAGCCCGCGCGGACCGCCTTCCCGCCGTACTGCCACACCAGCAGCGTGCTGGTGACGGCCATCAGCTCCCAGAAGAAGATCAGCGTGAGCCAGTCGCCGCCGAAGACGGCGCCCAGGCTGCTCGCGACGTAGGAGAGCGCGAACGCGGTCTGAATGTTCTCGGCGTCGCTGTAGTAGGAGTACGCCACGCCGACCGCGCCGATGAACGCGAAGATCAGCCCCATCAGCGTCGAGAACGGGTCGACGTTGACGATCACCGTCTCGAAGCCGAACAGGTCGACGTCCGCGAAGTGGGCGCCGGAGTCGACGAGCCAGACGTACGGGACGACGGCGCCCGTCAGAACGCCCGCGACCGCGTGGCCGAGTTTCCGACCGAGGAACGGCAGCAGCAGTGCGGCGACGAGCACCGGGACGAACGGGGGGACGACCGGCTCCATCAGACGCTCACCCCCGTGACCGCGGCGACGATGTCGCGGACGATCGCGAGGAACACCGCCGCGTCGGGGACGATCCCGAGCACGACCGACCCCGTCGCCGCGAACAGGATGGGGGCGAGCATGAACCACGTGGACTCCCCGCCGAACCAGCCACGGGACTCCCAGTCGCCGCCGTGTCCGTGGCTGTGGTCGCCCTCGTGGTCGTCGGCGAAGCCGTGTTCATCATGCTCGCCGTTGCCGGCATCGTCGCCGGCAACGTGTTCCTCGTCGGTCTCCTCCTCGTCAGTGTGCCCGCCGTCGGTCGCGAGTTCGTCGTCGTCAGCGAATCGACCGCCGAGCACGTGCTCGAGCAGCGGTTTGTCGTCGCTGTCGCCTTTCGACTCGAAGAACGCGGCGTAGACGACCGGCCAGAAGTACGCGATGTTGAGCACGCCCGACACCAGCAGCGCGGCGGTGAACACGACCTGGCCGCCGGAGACGGTGCCGATCAGCAGGAAGTACTTGCTCACGAAACCGGCGATCAGGGGGATCCCCGCCATCCCCAGCGACGCCACGCCGAAGGCGGCCATCGTCAGCGGCATCCGTTCGCCGATCCCCGCCATGTCGCTGATGTCGTCGGTGTGGGTCTCGACGTGGATCGCGCCCGCACAGAAGAACAGGGTGAGCTTCATGAACGCGTGGGCGGGGATGTGGAGCAGCCCGCCGACGAGCGCGTACGCCGACGCTCGGCCGGGCGCGAGGGCGGCGCCGACCGCCAGCCCGAGCACGATGTAGGAGAGCTGGCTCACCGTCGAGAACGCCAGCCGGCGCTTGAGGTTGTCCTGCCGGAGCGCGATCACGCTCGCGACGGTCAGCGTGAACGCCGCGACCGCCGCCAGCGGCACGCCCATCCCGAGGTCCGCGACCGCTTCCGGCCCGAACACGTCGAGGATCACGCGAGCGATGCCGAACACGCCGGACTTCACGACCGCCACCGCGTGCAGCAGCCCCGACACCGGCGTCGGCGCGACCATCGCGTCGGGGAGCCAGGAGTGCAGCGGCATCAGCGCCGCCTTCACGCCGAAGCCGAGGATCAGCAGCCCGAACGCCGCGCGGGCCAGCGTCGGGTCGCTGCCCGCGAGCGCCTCGATCCCGCCGGGCGCGAACGCGGTCGTCCCGGCGAGCAGGTAGACGAGCACCGAGCCCGCGAGCACCGCGACGCCGCCGCCGAACGTGTAGGTGAGGTACTTCCGGCCGGCCGCGCGGGCCTCGTCGGTCTCGTCGTGGCTGACGAGGGGGTAGGTCGCGACCGTGAGCAGTTCGTAGAACACGAAGAGTACGAGCAGGTTCGCCGCGAACGCAACGCCGAGTGCGGCGGCGACGCTGCCCGCGAAGGCCGCGAAGTAGCGCGTCTGGTCGTGTTCGTCCAGCCCGCGCATGTAGCCGATGCTGTAGAAGCTCGTGATCACCCAGAGCAGGCTGGCGAGTAGACCGAACAGGACGCCCAGCGCGTCGGCCTGCACCGCGAACTCGACGCCGGGGACGAACGTACCGAACTGCGTGACGTACGTGTCGCCGGCGAGCACGCCCGGCACCATGCTGGCGACGATGCCGAGTGCCACGAGCGCCGACAACAGCGTCCACGCCTCACGGAGGTTCGGTCGCCCGCGCGAGGCGAGGATCGGGACGATCGCGACTGCCGGCACGAGCACCGCTGCGAGAGGTCTGAGTGTGTGTATCTCGGTCATGAGAGGAGTGCCTGAACCGTCGGTTCGAGGAGCTGTCCGTACTCGAAGGCGAGCATCCCGAGGGCGACCGCGGCCAGCGCCGCGATCACCACCGTGGCGGTCATGCCGATCGAAGGGCGCGCCACGTCGCCGCCGTCGGCTGCCGTCGGGGCGGCGCTCGTGTCTCCGCTGCTCTCCGAGGAGCGTGGCTCCTCGTGGAAGAACATCCGTTCGAGGATCCGCGCGAAGTACGCAAGCGTCAGCAGCGTACTCAGGAGGATCACCACGGCGAGGGGCCACGCCGACGCCTCGACGGCGCCAAGCGCGATGTACCACTTGCCGACGAAGCCGACCGCCGGCGGGACGCCGACCATCGACAGCGCGAGCAGGCCGAACACGCCCGCGCCGAGGGGGAACCGCTGGACCAGCCCCTCGTAGCCGTCGATCGTGCGGGCGCCCGTGGCGGTCGCGATCACGCCGGCGGTCAGGAACAGGCCGCCCTTCATGATCGCGTGGCCGACGAGGTGGATCGTCGCGCCGATCAGCGCCTGCTCGTTGGCGACGGCGATCCCCCCGACCACGAGCCCGAACTGCGAGACCGAGGAGTACGCGAGCATCTTCTTGATCTCGGTCTGTGACACCGCGAGCACGCTACCGAACACGATGCTGACCACCGCGCCGGCGACGAGCAGCGAGCGCGCCGCCGGGTTGGCCTGGAGGAACTCGACGGTGAACACCGTGTAGACGATCCGGATCAGCGCGTACGCCGCGACCGTCGACACCAACGCCGAGATCAGCGCGCTCACCGAGTCCGGCGAGCCGGCGTAGGCGTCGGGCTGCCAGGCGTGCAGCGGGAACACCGCGACCTTGACGAACAGGCCGACGACCATCAGCGCGAACGCCGCCTGCACCAGCGCCGCGTCGTAGCCGACCGTCGCGAGCTGGTCGGCGAGGTCGGCCATGTTGAGCGTCCCCGTGGCGATGAACGCGTAGCCGATCCCGAGCAGGAACAGGCTCGCACCGATCGTCCCCACGATCAGGTACTTCAGCGCGGCGCGGGCGGAGCGCCCGCCCTCGCCGCTGGCGACCAGCGCGTACGCCGCCAGCCCCGTGATCTCGAGGAACACGTACATGTTGAACACGTCGCCGGTGATGCTCATCCCCGTCAGCCCGGCGACGAGCAGGAGGTAGACGGCGTAGAACGCGTTGCTCCGCGGACCCGCCGCCCGCGAGTACGCGAGCACGCCGAGAGAGACCACCGCGACCAGCAGCGCGATCGTCGCCGAGAGCCCGTCGATGTACAGTTCGATGCCGAACGGCGCGTCGAACCCGCCGACGACGTAGCTGACCGTCGAGTCGAACGCCCGCGAGGCGAGCAGCGCGGCCCCGACGACCTGGACCGCGGTCGTCACCAGCGCGACGGGCCAGCCCGACTTCGACCGGGCGAGGCCGGCCAAGAAGGCCAGCACCGACCCCACGAGCGGCAGCGCCACCAGCAGCGCCGGGAGATCACTCATCGGCGGCCACCTCCCGGATCTCGCTCTCCCGGAGCGAGCCGTACTCGTCGTAGATCCGGACGATCAGCCCCAGCGCCACCGCGGTGAGGCTGACCCCGACGACGATGGCGGTCAGGATCAGCACGTGTGGCAGCGGGCTGACGTAGGGCGCCGGCGCCGACAGCAGCGGCGGGCTCGCGCCCGTGACGAACGCCGACGCGATGAAGAAGAGGAAGATCCCCGTCTGGAACACGTTCATGCCGATCACCTTCTTGATGAGGTTCTCGCTGCCGATCAGCACGTACGTCCCGATACCCATCAGCACGAAGGCGACGAGGAAATACCCCCGCGAGGCCAGCAGGTCGATCACGCCGACTCACCCTCCTCGACGCCGGCCGCGATGGCGAAGAACAGGCCGGTGACGATGCCGGCCACGATCACGCCGATCGCGAGCTCGACGAACTCGATCCCGTACTTGCTGGCCTTGGGGACCCCGATGTCGGCGTACACCGAGTAGTCGAGGAAGCCCGCGCCGAGCAGCACGCTCCCGATCCCGGTAAAGAGGAACGCAAGCATGCCGATCCCGACCAGCACGACCGGGATCCGGGGGCCGATCCACTCCCGGGTGGCCTCGATGCCGAACGCGATGCCCAGCATCAGCACGACGGTGCCGACGATCACGCCGCCCTGGAACCCGCCGCCGGAGGAGTCGGCGCCGTGGAACATCACGAACAGGCCGAACGTGAACAC
It encodes the following:
- the smc gene encoding chromosome segregation protein SMC, with amino-acid sequence MHIQELVLDDFKSFGRETHIPFYEDFTVITGPNGSGKSNIIDGVLFALGLARTRGIRAEKLPDLIYNPGGEGSETDGPREASVTVVLDNSDDTLSRSQVTTAAGSENIGDVETITVKRRVKETEDNYYSYYYLNGRSTNLSDIQDLLAQAGITPEGYNVVMQGDVTEIINMTAYQRRGIIDEIAGVAEFDEKKASAREELEVVEDRINKADLRIEEKEERLEQLADERETALEYQELRDEREEYEGYLRAAELEDKREDLEGTEAKIDNAEAKLAEKQAALDEAEGKLTRLEAELDELDSEIERTGEDEQLRVKSEIEEVKGEIARLEDRIEASEERIEEAEAERRGAFVDIDRKEEEIEELEEEIRDLKVEKANVKSDVVSKENELQEVEEEIENVDTAFDELKAELEREKEAAESLREQKNEKQREKDRLLDEARRRSNRVSDREDELQEVQESLPDLRARVSNLHSELDKAKKNESTAESIVEELKGRKQELKGDISEIDEELRELRNEYAELEAKADDNGDSSWPRSVTTIKNAGMSGVHGPVGELASVPREYAEACETAAGGRLANVVVDDDGVGSDCIDYLKSRNAGRATFLPMTEMDDRSLPREPNDPGVVGFARELVDYDDRYSGIFSYVLGSTLVVEDMETARHFMGDYRMVTLDGDLVEKSGAMTGGSGGGSRYSFSKSGGGRLERLAEQIHEYEEERQSIQDDLDEVEDDLTDARERKSAAAEKVREIEADVEDAEEDVEEAEQRVEDLEDELAELREEREEVDAEMTELDEEIADLDERIAAAEDSIEEIEAEMADSKIPELSARAEEIREEIAELEDRSDDLDAELDDRRREKEYAENSLEELHDTVEEAQNRKAELEDDIEEFEAEIEEKEDVLEEKHEKVAELEEQLADLKEEREALKEDVREARSERNDRQDEVDRVENRLDSLKRSAVALSEEISELESQVGEYDADEIPPHDEVEAEIERLSEAMEELEPVNMLAIDEYDEVESDLDQLTEQREVLVEERDGIEERIEGFEQRKKQTFMDAFEAIDEQFQRIFSRLSDGSGELVLEDPENPFEEGLTMKAQPADKPVQRLDAMSGGEKSLTALAFIFAIQRHNPAPFYALDEIDAFLDAVNAERVGEMVDDLAGDAQFVVVSHRSALLDRSERAIGVTMQENNISAVTGIDLADGERPETEVATDDD
- a CDS encoding Na(+)/H(+) antiporter subunit D; translated protein: MEPVVPPFVPVLVAALLLPFLGRKLGHAVAGVLTGAVVPYVWLVDSGAHFADVDLFGFETVIVNVDPFSTLMGLIFAFIGAVGVAYSYYSDAENIQTAFALSYVASSLGAVFGGDWLTLIFFWELMAVTSTLLVWQYGGKAVRAGFRYAVLHGIGGTLFLGAVIWHFAETGTFLFASVPGGPETAGLAGPVAPILAALGVGVNVGFVGLHAWLPDTYPRPHIAASVFLCVYTTKTGVYGMYRVFPDDGNVAVAYMGGVMAVFGATMALFQNDMRRLLSYHIQSQVGYMVAGVGIGGALAQSGAFAHVFNHILYKGLLFMTAGVVIYRTGEESLKKLGGLAREMPITAGAFTVAALSIAGFPGFNGFVSKGIVISASHYAFEKGPLAIGDFYTLELLLLIGGVGTFMSFIKFGYYAFFHGEYDGDVQDANRGQAVAMVLVAALCVFYGLFDSALFSILPFDVTDGDVVAHAYTTYTVPHLIEGVALAVLGLVGFALVKKPLSGLGRVPDVDNLYNPATFYGARYLVVGVTELYARVDDAAVALAKESVAVAKDPDAAIARVTGRESVETKAGIDRSLLLVLGVLVAALAVLLV
- a CDS encoding cation:proton antiporter, yielding MTEIHTLRPLAAVLVPAVAIVPILASRGRPNLREAWTLLSALVALGIVASMVPGVLAGDTYVTQFGTFVPGVEFAVQADALGVLFGLLASLLWVITSFYSIGYMRGLDEHDQTRYFAAFAGSVAAALGVAFAANLLVLFVFYELLTVATYPLVSHDETDEARAAGRKYLTYTFGGGVAVLAGSVLVYLLAGTTAFAPGGIEALAGSDPTLARAAFGLLILGFGVKAALMPLHSWLPDAMVAPTPVSGLLHAVAVVKSGVFGIARVILDVFGPEAVADLGMGVPLAAVAAFTLTVASVIALRQDNLKRRLAFSTVSQLSYIVLGLAVGAALAPGRASAYALVGGLLHIPAHAFMKLTLFFCAGAIHVETHTDDISDMAGIGERMPLTMAAFGVASLGMAGIPLIAGFVSKYFLLIGTVSGGQVVFTAALLVSGVLNIAYFWPVVYAAFFESKGDSDDKPLLEHVLGGRFADDDELATDGGHTDEEETDEEHVAGDDAGNGEHDEHGFADDHEGDHSHGHGGDWESRGWFGGESTWFMLAPILFAATGSVVLGIVPDAAVFLAIVRDIVAAVTGVSV
- a CDS encoding monovalent cation/H+ antiporter subunit D family protein, which encodes MSDLPALLVALPLVGSVLAFLAGLARSKSGWPVALVTTAVQVVGAALLASRAFDSTVSYVVGGFDAPFGIELYIDGLSATIALLVAVVSLGVLAYSRAAGPRSNAFYAVYLLLVAGLTGMSITGDVFNMYVFLEITGLAAYALVASGEGGRSARAALKYLIVGTIGASLFLLGIGYAFIATGTLNMADLADQLATVGYDAALVQAAFALMVVGLFVKVAVFPLHAWQPDAYAGSPDSVSALISALVSTVAAYALIRIVYTVFTVEFLQANPAARSLLVAGAVVSIVFGSVLAVSQTEIKKMLAYSSVSQFGLVVGGIAVANEQALIGATIHLVGHAIMKGGLFLTAGVIATATGARTIDGYEGLVQRFPLGAGVFGLLALSMVGVPPAVGFVGKWYIALGAVEASAWPLAVVILLSTLLTLAYFARILERMFFHEEPRSSESSGDTSAAPTAADGGDVARPSIGMTATVVIAALAAVALGMLAFEYGQLLEPTVQALLS
- a CDS encoding cation:proton antiporter subunit C; the protein is MIDLLASRGYFLVAFVLMGIGTYVLIGSENLIKKVIGMNVFQTGIFLFFIASAFVTGASPPLLSAPAPYVSPLPHVLILTAIVVGVSLTAVALGLIVRIYDEYGSLRESEIREVAADE
- a CDS encoding MnhB domain-containing protein — translated: MSQQEAGTPDTEAPTARGGSYVSTPIIMATVRVVMPFVFTFGLFVMFHGADSSGGGFQGGVIVGTVVLMLGIAFGIEATREWIGPRIPVVLVGIGMLAFLFTGIGSVLLGAGFLDYSVYADIGVPKASKYGIEFVELAIGVIVAGIVTGLFFAIAAGVEEGESA